GCTGGGCAACGCGGTGCTGGTGGCGGCCAACCTCAAGGACAAGCTGGCCGCCGCGTTCCGCACCGAGCTGTTCATCAAGACGGGCGTGGTGCTGCTGGGCGCGTCGGTGAACCTCAGCCTGATCGTCACGGCGGCGGCGCCCGCCATCGTGCAGGCCCTGGTGCTCATCTCGAGCGTGTTCCTGTTCACCTGGTGGGTGGGCGGCAGGTTCGGGCTCGACGACAAGCTGCGCGCGCTGCTCAGCTCCGCGGTGTCCATCTGCGGGGTCAGCGCGGCCATCTCGGCGGCGGGCGCCGTGCAGGCCAAGCGCGAGCAGCTCGCCTACGCCGCCAGCCTCGTGATCGTGTTCGCCCTGCCGTCGATCTTCGTGCTGCCGTGGCTGGTGGACCTGCTGGGCCTGAGCCCTGCCGTCGCGGGCGCCTGGATCGGCGGCAACATCGACACCACGGCGGCCGTCGCGGCGGCGGGGACGCTCGCCGGAGAGGACGCGCTGGCCCTCGCGACCATCGTCAAGGCCACCCAGAACGCGCTGATCGGCGTGGTGGCGATCGCCCTCACCGCCTACTTCGCGTTCAAGGTGGAGCGCCGCCCGGACGCGCGAGGGCCGGGCGCCGGCGAGCTGTGGCGGCGGTTCCCCAAGTTCGTGCTGGGGTTCCTGGCAGCGTCGGTGATCGGCACCGTCTACCTGGCCCAGGTGGGCTCGGACGTCGGCAAGCCCGTCCTCGCCGTGGCCAACGACCTGCGGACGCTGTTCTTCATCCTGGCGTTCGTCAGCATCGGGCTCGAGCTGCGGGTCAAGGCGCTGCGAGCCGCCGGCTGGCGGCCCGTGGCCGTCTTCGGCCTGGCCACCGTGTTCAACCTGGTGGTGGGGCTGGCGTCGGCGTCCGTGCTGTTCGCGGGCTTCGAGCTCTGACCCGGCGTCGGGCGTCGGGCGGCGTGCTCGTCGCGCCCCCGGCGCCCGGACGGGCCGCGCGGTCAGCCGGCGGCGGGGTCCGACTCGACGAGCAACGTCACCGGCCCGTCGTTGACGAGCTCGACCTGCATGTCGGCGCCGAACCTGCCGGTGGCGACCTCGAGCCCCCGGGCGCGCAGCGCGTCGACCACGGCGTCGACCAGCGGCTCGGCCACCGGGCCGGGCGCCGCCGCGTTCCACGTCGGGCGGCGGCCCTTGCGGGTGTCCCCGTACAGCGTGAACTGGCTGACCACCAGCACGGGCGCCCCCGCGTCGGTGGCGCTGAGCTCGCCGCGCAGGATGCGGAGATCGGCGATCTTCCGGGCGACGAGCTCGACCTGCGCTGGCCCGTCGCCGGGCGTGACGCC
The sequence above is a segment of the Cellulomonas chengniuliangii genome. Coding sequences within it:
- the dtd gene encoding D-aminoacyl-tRNA deacylase → MRAVVQRVARASVTVDGEVVGAIDRPGLVALVGVTPGDGPAQVELVARKIADLRILRGELSATDAGAPVLVVSQFTLYGDTRKGRRPTWNAAAPGPVAEPLVDAVVDALRARGLEVATGRFGADMQVELVNDGPVTLLVESDPAAG
- a CDS encoding YeiH family protein, whose protein sequence is MSTADATALDTAGAPRPQPDPDTRPPGAASTVAGLLLVVLLAALTRFLELNVPGWTEGTPLARIAKPVEFPVYAIALGLLGNAVLVAANLKDKLAAAFRTELFIKTGVVLLGASVNLSLIVTAAAPAIVQALVLISSVFLFTWWVGGRFGLDDKLRALLSSAVSICGVSAAISAAGAVQAKREQLAYAASLVIVFALPSIFVLPWLVDLLGLSPAVAGAWIGGNIDTTAAVAAAGTLAGEDALALATIVKATQNALIGVVAIALTAYFAFKVERRPDARGPGAGELWRRFPKFVLGFLAASVIGTVYLAQVGSDVGKPVLAVANDLRTLFFILAFVSIGLELRVKALRAAGWRPVAVFGLATVFNLVVGLASASVLFAGFEL